CAGGATATGGGAGCAGCGGGTCTTACAAGCTCATCTGCCGAGATGGCGAGTAAAGCTGGATCAGGAATAAAAATGAATCTTGATTTGGTACCGCAGCGTGAGACGGGAATGACAGCATATGAAATGATGCTTTCTGAATCACAAGAGCGGATGCTGATCGTTGTAACTAAAGGACGCGAACAGGAAATAGTTGACTTGTTTACAAAGTATGACCTAGAAGCTGTTGCTGTTGGAGAAGTAACGGATGACAAAAATCTAACACTTTCCCATCAAGGTGAAATCGTTGCTGAGGTTCCGGTTGATGCATTGGCTGAAGAAGCTCCAATCTATCACAAGCCATCTGCAGAACCGCAATATTTCCGTGACTTCCAAAGCATGAAGGCTGAAGTTCCAGCAATTGGAGATTACAAAGAAACATTGGTTTCACTATTGAAACAACCGACAATTTCGAGTAAGGAATGGGTCTACGACCAATATGATTACATGGTCCGCACGAATACAGTCGTCTCACCTGGATCGGATGCGGCCGTAGTGCGTGTACGGGGTACGAATAAGGCCCTTGCCATGACGACGGATTGCAACTCCCGCTTTATTTATTTAGATCCTGAAACAGGTGGCAAAATCGCAGTGGCTGAAGCTGCCCGTAACATCATTTGCTCGGGTGCAGAGCCTTTGGCGATTACGGATTGCTTGAATTTTGGAAATCCAGAAAAACCTGAGATATTTTGGCAATTGGAAAAAGCGGCAGACGGTATGAGTGAGGCTTGCAGAAGCTTAAGTACTCCTGTAATTGGCGGAAATGTCTCCCTTTACAATGAAACGAATGGTGAAGCGATTTATCCGACACCTGTAGTTGGGATGGTTGGTCTTGTTAGTGATCTTCAGCACATCACTACACAAACATTTAAAAATGAATCCGATTTAATTTATGTGGTCGGCGAAGCGAAGGTTGAATTTGGAGGCAGTGAATTACAGAAAATGCTTGAGGGTAAAATCTTTGGGCGCGCTCCAGAACTTGATTTGGCCATTGAACAAAAACGTCAGCAGCAAATTCTAACTGCAATCCAAAAAGGACTTGTTGCATCAGCCCATGACCTTTCGGAAGGTGGTTTGGCAGTGGCTTTAGCTGAATCTTTATTCGGGGCTAGCAAACTTGGGGCAAAAGTGAATATATCCGGCGAACCGGTATCCGAATTATTCAGTGAAACGCAATCACGATTCTTACTGTCCATCAAACCTGAAAACCAAGCGGCATTTGAAGAACTTGTTGAAGATGCGATATGCATAGGTTCAGTAACGGCTGATAATAAATTAGTCGTGGAGACATGCAGTGATAGCAAAGTATTGGAAGCGGACGTTGAAGATTTACAAACAGCTTGGAAGGGAGCCATACCATGCTTGCTGAAATAAGAAGCCTAAACGAAGAGTGTGGTGTTGTAGGAGTCTGGGGACATCCCGATGCTGCACAGCTTGCTTACTACGGTTTGCATAGCTTGCAACATCGTGGTCAAGAGGGAGCAGGCATCGTCGTGACGGATGGTGAGCAGATGTCCATCTCTAAGGGCGAAGGACTTGTCACAGAGATATTCACTGCTGAAAAAATGCAGGCACTTTCCGGTACCGGAAAAGCGGCAATCGGCCATGTCCGTTATACTACGGCAGGCGGCGGCGGGTATCAAAATGTTCAGCCTTTCCTGTTCAATTCGCATACAGGAGGGCTGGCACTTGCCCATAATGGGAATATCGTCAATGCCCATCAGTTAAAAGCACAGCTTGAAGGACAGGGAAGCATTTTTCAAACGACATCCGATACGGAAGTTCTGGCACATCTGATTAAACGCTCCGGCTACTCGGATGTAAGAGATTCCGTGAAGAACAGCTTAAGCATGCTGAAGGGGGCCTATGCCTTTGTCATCATGACCGAAAACCAAATGATCATGGCAAGAGATCCGCATGGCTTCCGTCCACTTTCCTTGGGTAAAATAGGCGATGCATATTTCGCTGCATCAGAAACATGTGCACTCGATATTGTAGGTGCAGAATTCATCCGCGATATTGAGCCGGGTGAACTTGTTGTCATTAATGATGAGGGAATCACATCCGAGTACTTTTCGCTTTCCAGTCAACAGGCAATGTGCACGATGGAGTACGTGTATTTTTCCCGTCCGGATAGCAATATTGATGGGATCAATGTCCATACGGCACGAAAAAACCTTGGCAAGCAAATGGCACTGGAAACCAAAATTGAAGCAGATGTAGTTACAGGTGTACCTGATTCCAGCATTTCGGCAGCGATTGGCTATGCTGAAGCTGCAGGCATTCCCTATGAAATGGGTTTAATAAAAAATCGGTATGTTGGACGGACGTTCATTCAGCCATCACAAAGTCTGCGTGAACAAGGCGTGAAGATGAAACTATCACCTGTAAGAGGGGTAGTGGAAGGTAAGCGGGTCATAATGGTTGATGATTCAATCGTCCGTGGAACAACGAGCAGAAGGATTGTCCGCATGTTAAAAGATGCCGGGGCGAAAGAAGTGCATGTAGTAATCAGCTCACCACCGATCAAGAATCCATGTTTTTATGGCATAGACACGTCTAAAAAGGAAGAACTGATTGCGAGCTCTAAATCGGTGGAGGAAATAAGGGAAATCATCGGTGCCGATTCCTTAACTTTTTTAAGTGTCGAAGGTATGGTCGAAGCAATTGGAAGACCGTTTCCTGGAGAAACGCGCGGTTCATGCCTAGCTTGTTTCACCGGAAATTATCCGACTGAAATTTTTGAATACGAACGAGAAAAAACAAAATGTTAATCAAGTCGGCAATGATGATTGATTTTCGGAGGAGGATTTCAAATGGCTAATGCATATAAACAGGCTGGTGTGGATATTGAGGCTGGTTATGAAGCGGTAAATCGAATGAAAAAACATGTAAAGCGCACATTTCGTCCAGAAGTAATGAATGGTCTGGGCGGTTTCGGCGGCATGTTTGATTTATCTTCCTTGAACCTTAAAGAACCTGTGCTCATTTCAGGTACGGATGGAGTGGGTACAAAACTTTTGTTGGCGTTCATGATGGATAAACACGATACAATTGGAGTGGATTGTGTAGCTATGTGCGTCAATGATGTTGTCGTTCAAGGTGCTGCACCTTTATACTTTTTAGATTATATTGCCTGCGGTAAAGCAGATCCCGAACGAATTGAAATGATCGTCAAAGGAATTGCAGATGGCTGTGAGCAGGCGGGCTGTGCTTTAATCGGCGGAGAAACGGCTGAAATGCCTGGCATGTACGAGACGGAAGAATACGATGTTGCAGGTTTCACTGTTGGTGCCGTTGAAAAATCACGTCTAATTACTGGTGAAGCAATCTCGGCGGGTGACGTCGTTATTGGACTCGCTTCAAGCGGCATCCACAGTAATGGATATTCCCTTGTTCGTAAAATTCTTCTTGAAGACTCAGGTATGGGGCTTCATGACTTCGTACCGGAACTGGATTGCAAGTTGGGAGAGGAATTATTAAAACCGACAAAAATCTATGTGAAGTCCGTCTTATCGACGTTGGAAAAATTTGAGGTCAATGGTCTTGCCCATATCACTGGTGGGGGATTCATCGAGAATATTCCGCGTATTCTTCCTGAAGGATGCGGTGTTGAAATCGAGCTCGGAAGCTGGGAAATTCCAACTATATTTTCAATCCTTGAAGAAAAAGGGAACCTTGTAAAAGAGGAAATGTTCAATATCTTCAATATGGGAATCGGAATGACGGCCGTCGTGAAAAAAGAAGTGGCATCCGATGTGCTGGCCCACCTAAAGTCTTGCGGTGAAGAAGCCTCAGTTATTGGAACGATCGTGGATGGAAATGGAGTGTCGTTCAAATAATGAAACGCCTTGCTGTCTTTGCATCAGGTAACGGTAGTAATTTTCAATCAATAGCTGAAGCAATAAAAAGTGGAAAGTTGGAGGCGGAAATCTGTCTTGTCGTTTGCGATCGTGAAGACGCCTATGTGCTTGAGAGAGCAAAGCTTGAGAATATTGACACTTTCTCCTTTTCAGCAAAGAATTACTCCAACAAGACTGAATATGAAATGGAAATCCTTGAAAAACTTCGTCAGTATGAGATAGAATTCATCATTCTGGCTGGTTATATGCGTTTGATCGGTCCAACTTTATTACAAAAGTATTCACAGAGAATTGTGAACATCCACCCTTCACTTCTGCCTAGTTTTCCAGGCAAGGATGCAATTGGCCAGGCTTTTGATGCAAGAGTGAAGGAAACGGGGGTAACGGTTCATTATGTCGATGATGGAATGGACACAGGACCGGTCATTGCCCAAAAGGCAGTGCCAATTCTTGAGGGGGATACGAAAGATATCCTTCAAAAAAGGATTCAGGAGATGGAGCATGACTTGTATCCGTCAGTTTTGCGGGAGCTATGCCACAAGAAACTTACTTAATGGAGGGACCAACATAACATGAAGAAACGTGCATTAATTAGTGTATCGGATAAAACAGGTATCGTAGAATTTGCTCAAGGTTTAATTGAAGCAGGTTTTGAAGTCATTTCTACAGGCGGTACCAAAAAAACGCTGCAGGATAATGGTATTGAGGTAATTGGAATCAGTGACGTCACCGGTTTCCCGGAAATATTGGATGGACGTGTTAAAACACTTCACCCGAATGTCCATGGAGCAGTGTTGGCAAAACATGATGACAAAAATCACGCAGCACAGCTTGCAGAGCATAATATTGAACCCATTCAACTAGTCTGTGTGAACCTATATCCATTCCAAGCGACTATTTCCAAACCGGAAGTCACTGTGGAAGATGCTATTGAAAACATCGATATCGGTGGACCGACAATGCTTCGTTCTTCTGCTAAAAACCACGAATATGTGACTGTTATCGTTGATTCCAATGATTATCCTAACGTATTGGCTGAGCTGAAACAAAATGGCGGAGTATCAAAAACCACGAATCGCCGCCTGGCTGCAAAAGTTTTCCGCCATACAGCAGCATATGATGCCGTTATTTCAGAGTATATGACAGAGCTTGCCGATGAAGAAAATCCTGAATCATTGACTGTTACCTTTGAATTGAAACAGTTGCTTCGTTATGGGGAAAATCCACATCAAAAAGCCGCATTCTATAAAAAACCGCTTGGTTCTGTTTTCTCAATTGCAGAAGCGAATCAACTACATGGAAAAGAACTTTCATACAACAACATTAATGATGCTGATGCAGCACTTCAAATCGTTAAAGAATTCAATGAGCCGGCTGCAGTTGCAGTCAAACATATGAATCCTTGCGGCGTCGGTGTCGGTGCGACCATTTTGGAAGCATTTGAAAAAGCTTATGAGGCAGATGCCACTTCCATTTTCGGTGGGATCATCGCATTGAACCGTGAAGTTGACAAGGCGACTGCTGAAAAACTTCATGAAATTTTCCTTGAAATCATCATTGCCCCTGGGTTTACACACGAGGCAGTGGAAGTATTGACAAGCAAGAAAAACCTTCGTTTATTAACGATCGATTTCGATGCGGTTAAAAAGCCTGAGCGTAAATTGACATCCATTGAAGGCGGATTACTTATTCAAGATCGGGATGCACATAGCTTAAAGGATGCAGAGATAAAAGTGGCAACGAAACGTGAGCCTACCCCTGAAGAGTGGAAAGCCATGGAACTTGGCTGGAAAATCGTGAAACATGTCAAGTCGAATGCAATAGTGGTTTGTAACGATCAAATGACATTAGGTGTTGGTGCAGGTCAAATGAACCGTGTGGGAGCTGCAAAAATTGCCCTGGAACAAGCTGGGGAAAGAGCGACAGGAAGTGCATTGGCATCAGATGCTTTCTTCCCAATGGATGATACTGTAGAAGCGGCAGCGAAAGCGGGCGTCACGGCAATCATTCAGCCTGGTGGATCTGTTAAAGATGAGGATTCAATCAAGAAAGCTGATGAATATGGGATTACGATGGTGTTTACAGGAATTCGTCACTTTAAACATTAATCAAAAATGAGGTGCGATAATGAATGTACTAGTAATTGGCCGGGGCGGCAGGGAGCATGCCATAGCCCGCAAACTATTTGAAAGTAAACGGGTTGGGACAGTTTTTGCAGCACCGGGAAATCCAGGGATGACTGATGTAGCGACTCTTGTTCCGATTGATGAACACAATCACGGGGATTTGGTTGCCTTTGCCAAGCAGAATGCAGTTTCATTAACTGTGATCGGGCCCGAAACCCCATTGTTGAATGGACTTGCCGATGATTTTACGGAGGCAGGATTACAAGTATTTGGCCCTAATGGCCGTGCTGCAGTCATCGAGGGAAGTAAATCCTTTGCTAAAGATTTAATGAAGAACTACAGCATTCCGACAGCAGAATATGAAACATTTTCCGATTACGATTCAGCAAAGGCATATATCGAAAAAGTGGGTGCCCCCATCGTCATAAAAGCGGACGGTTTGGCTGCAGGAAAAGGTGTCGTAGTTGCCATGACGAAGGAAGAGGCGTTAGACGCCATCCATGATATGCTAGTCGGAGCAAAGTTCGGGGAAGCATCTGCTAAAGTCGTTATTGAAGAATTCCTTGATGGCGAGGAATTTTCATTGATGGCATTCGTTAATGGGGAAAAAGTGTATCCGATGGTCATTGCTCAAGATCATAAGCGGGTTTTTGATGGTGATCAGGGTCCGAACACAGGTGGAATGGGTGCATATTCACCTGTGCCGCAAATTTCCGATGAAATGATTCAGACCGCAGTCGAAACAATTCTTAAGCCCACGGTAAATGCGATGATTTCGGAGAATCGGAGTTTTACAGGAATATTATATGCCGGGTTGATTGCTACCGATAAAGGCACAAAAGTCATTGAGTTCAATGCCCGTTTTGGCGATCCGGAAACGCAAGTTGTTTTACCGCGCTTAAAAACAGATTTCGTAGATACGCTTGAAGCGGTTCTTTCTGGAGAGGATTTAGAACTTGAGTGGCATGAAGAAGCTGTTCTTGGGGTGGTCGTCGCAGCTGATGGATATCCAGGGGAATATAAAAAGGGTTCTATTATTAATGGCTTGGAAAAGATTGATCAGTATGCCCATGTTTATCATGCTGGAACGGCCCTCGATAGTGAGGGGAAATTCATTGCGAATGGCGGACGTGTACTTCTGGTTGCTGCAAAAGGGAAAGATTTGGCCTCTGCCCAAGCTGAAGTATATAAAGAGTTGGGACATATTGAGAAAGACGGCTTATTCTGGCGAATGGATATTGGCTACCGTGCAATAAAATACAATTTCTCATCATAATATAAAGAAGCTGACTCTAAGCGGAGTCAGCTTCTTCTTTAGAAAAAACTTAATAGTGATCAGATTGATTAGATTCATGTCCCTGTTTTGGTTCATTTGTCGTTAAGTTTTGTCTGTTTTCCATCGCATCGACGACAGGGCAATAGCGGAGTATGCCTTCGCCTATTTTCATGGCAGAAAGCATGACCACGAATATATAAGATTGGTTTTTCCATGGTTTTTTCACCATTTTAGCCATAGCCCATGTTAGCAATGTAATACCACAGGTAATTCGCATTAATGCATTTATTATACTGATATTTTGTTTAAACTTCACTTTAAGTCCATCCCTTCACAAAAATTTAACAATAATCTGGTTAACATTACTGTTCTAATGAGGCAAGTATGTTACTATGAAATAAAATTGGATTGAAAATGGTTTTTTCATACATCTGTTTCTATAAAATTATGGGGGAATGTTTATGCTTGAACAGCGCTATAGATGGAAAAATAAACATCTAAGAGAACATATAGATGTGCTGGATGGCAATAGGGCACCACACATTCTGCTTAAAAATACGACTTATTTAAATCAGGCTTTACGAAAATGGGTAAAAGCGAATATATGGATATATGATGACCGCATCGTATATGTTGGCGATAAGCTTCCTGATAATATAGACCGCTGTGAAATGGTAGACTGTACAAACCAGTACTTAGTCCCGGGTTATATTGAGCCGCATTCACATCCTTCTCAATTATATAATCCCCTATCTTTTTCACGTTATGCATCTCATTTCGGCACAACGACATTGATCAATGATAACTTGCCGTTTTTATTGCAGTTGGATAAAAAGAAAGCGTTTTCTCTTTTGAAAGAATTACGTAACATTCCTGTAACAATGTATTGGTGGAGCCGTTTTGACGGACAAACGGAATTGATCGATGAAGACATGGTTTTTTCTCATGGGGCCGTTAAATCATGGCTGGAGCATGATGCCGTATTACAGGGCGGGGAACTGACTGGATGGCCGAAGCTTCTGGATGGGGATGACATGATGTTGCACTGGATTCAGGAAGCCAAGCGAATGAGGAAGAAAATAGAAGGACACTTTCCAGGTGCTTCAGAGAAGACTTTAGCAAAAATGACCTTGTTCGGCGCCGATTGTGATCATGAGGCAATGACAGGAGATGAAGTCATGTCGCGTTTGCTGCAGGGCTATTATGTATCGTTAAGACATTCTTCGATCCGGCCGGATTTACCGAAGATGATACAGGAAATCCATGAGCTGGGCATCGATCAATATGACAAATTCTTTTATACGACAGATGGATCGCCGCCATCCTTTTATGAAGGTGGGTTCATAGACTGCTTGATTAAAATAGCAATAGAAAATGGCGTTCCGGTCATCGATGCATACAATATGGCAACTATCAACATCGCACGATATTATAACATTGAATACCTTCATGGTAATATTGCCACAGGAAGGGTAGCGAATATCAACTTCCTGACCGATGTAAAGGAACCCGCACCGGTTTCGGTAATGGCAAAAGGGAAATGGGTTAAAAGGGATGGTGAGATCATTCCGGATGAACAGGAAATCCAATGGAGTGATTTCGATTTTAAACCACTTGATCTTGATTGGGATCTTAGTTTAAAGGAAGATTTTGAGTTTTCCATGCCGTTTGGGATTGAATTGGTCAATAATGTAATTACGAAACCCTACTCCCTTGCCAATGATGTTGGGTATGAAGAACTGAACTTTGAGGATGATGAATGCTTTTTCATGCTTATCGATCGGGAAGGGAAATGGCGCATCAATACGATATTAAAAGGGTTTGCGGACAAATTGTGTGGTTTTGCTGGCTCTTATACAAATACAGGTGATATCATACTAATCGGTAAAAGGAAAAAGGATATGCATTTGGCATTTAACCGGCTGAAGGAAATCGGCGGTGGAATCATTTTAACGGAACAAGGCAAGGTGATCCATGAACTTCCTCTGAAATTAAAGGGAGTCATGTCCACCAAGGAGGTTCCTGAACTGATAGAAGAAGAAAATGAATTGAAACATTTGCTGCGGGAGAGAGGTTATCGCTTCGCCGATCCTGTGTACACCCTTTCATTCTTTTCGACAACCCATCTGCCATATATAAGGCTAACCCAGCGAGGAGTATATGACGTAATGAATAAAACTATACTCTTTCCCACTATAATGCGTTAAAATATAAGAGAAGAAATGGCTAATAAATCAGAGGAGTGGAAAGATGAATTTTAAGAGAGTTCTTTTCATGGTTATTGCTATTTTACTGCTGGCAGGCTGTTCTACGAAAGAAGATCCTGCATCGGATGACAGTAAGCCGAAAGACCAAGCTGTCATCAAAAATACAGATGTGAAAAATGAACCTTCCAATGAGTTTCCACTTACAGGTATAGTCACCGATACAGGCAGTGATCGAAGGGCTGCAGCAGTGATGATTAATAATCATCCGGAAGCACGCCCACAATCGGGCCTCTCAGAAGCCGATATGGTCTACGAAATGCTTGCAGAAGGTGACATAACCAGATTTTTAGCTATCTTCCAAAGTGAAATGCCAAGCCAAATCGGTCCAATTCGGAGTGCAAGGGACTATTATATCGAATTGGCTAAAGGCCTTGATTGCATCTATGTCTGTCATGGGAATAGCCCCGAGGCAAAAACCATGCTGGACAAAGGGTATATTGATAACTTGAACGGATTATATTATGATGGTACTTTGTTTCAACGTTCGGCAGATAGAAAAGCACCGCATAATTCCTACACCACCTTTGAGGATATCCAAAAAGGTGCGAAGGAAAAGGGATATGAGTTGAATGGTGCACCGGAGCCTTATGCCTTCCTTTCAAAGGAAGAGGCGGCTGGCCTTCAAGGGGAACCGGCATTGAAAACCGAGGTTTCCTACGGATCAGACGAGTATGATGTTCAGTATGAATACGAAGCCACGGAAGAGAAATATAAACGTTATTCGAATGGAGAGCAAACAGTCGAACATAAATCGAGTAAACCTATTTTACTGGATAATATATTGATCATTGAGGCTGCTCATCAAGTGATCGACGATAAAGGGCGTCGAAAAATCGACTTGAAAAGTGGCGGAAAAGGTTATTTACTTCAAAAAGGAAAAGCGAATGAAGTAGAATGGGTTAATAAGGATGGTCGGATTATACCAGTGAAAAACGATAAAGAGGTAGGGTTGATTCCAGGGAAAACTTGGGTCAATATTATTCCGGATGAACCTGGTTTAGTAGGAGACGTCTCATTTTGATACCCATGAAATTGAGGGGGAGTAACATGCAAATTGATAAGTTGAGAGGAAAAGAAACGGATCAGCTGTTTAAGTCGATCCTTTCCTTGCGTGATTTGGACGAATGCTATCGATTTTTTGATGATTTATGCACGGTTAATGAAATTTCATCACTGGCACAGCGTCTTGAAGTAGCCCGCATGCTTGAAGAAGGGAAAACCTATCATAAAATTGAAACGGAAACGGGTGCAAGTACGGCTACGATTTCCAGGGTCAAACGCTGCTTGAATTACGGAAATGACGCTTATTCCATGGCTCTTAACCGTATTAAGGATAACGTCGAGGAAACAACTGAATCTTAATTCTTTCGATTATAATAAAAAGCCGGGAAATTCATTTCCCGGCTTTTTACTTTGAGTCCAGCACTTTCTTTGCCGGCTGTCTTTCAGCCATATCCATGTTATATTGGATTTTAGATTCAGA
This sequence is a window from Brevibacillus sp. JNUCC-41. Protein-coding genes within it:
- the purL gene encoding phosphoribosylformylglycinamidine synthase subunit PurL — protein: MLLQLEPSPEKIKSDRLYATMGLSDDEFAMVEKILGRLPNYTETGLFSVMWSEHCSYKNSKPILRKFPITGEKVLQGPGEGAGIVDIGDDQAVVFKIESHNHPSAIEPYQGAATGVGGIIRDVFSMGARPIAMLNSLRFGELDNDRVKYLFKEVVAGIAGYGNCIGIPTVGGEIQFDPSYEGNPLVNAMCVGLIDHKDIKKGQAHGVGNTVMYVGAKTGRDGIHGATFASEELSESSEEKRPAVQVGDPFMEKLLLEACLELIQNDALVGIQDMGAAGLTSSSAEMASKAGSGIKMNLDLVPQRETGMTAYEMMLSESQERMLIVVTKGREQEIVDLFTKYDLEAVAVGEVTDDKNLTLSHQGEIVAEVPVDALAEEAPIYHKPSAEPQYFRDFQSMKAEVPAIGDYKETLVSLLKQPTISSKEWVYDQYDYMVRTNTVVSPGSDAAVVRVRGTNKALAMTTDCNSRFIYLDPETGGKIAVAEAARNIICSGAEPLAITDCLNFGNPEKPEIFWQLEKAADGMSEACRSLSTPVIGGNVSLYNETNGEAIYPTPVVGMVGLVSDLQHITTQTFKNESDLIYVVGEAKVEFGGSELQKMLEGKIFGRAPELDLAIEQKRQQQILTAIQKGLVASAHDLSEGGLAVALAESLFGASKLGAKVNISGEPVSELFSETQSRFLLSIKPENQAAFEELVEDAICIGSVTADNKLVVETCSDSKVLEADVEDLQTAWKGAIPCLLK
- the purF gene encoding amidophosphoribosyltransferase, which translates into the protein MLAEIRSLNEECGVVGVWGHPDAAQLAYYGLHSLQHRGQEGAGIVVTDGEQMSISKGEGLVTEIFTAEKMQALSGTGKAAIGHVRYTTAGGGGYQNVQPFLFNSHTGGLALAHNGNIVNAHQLKAQLEGQGSIFQTTSDTEVLAHLIKRSGYSDVRDSVKNSLSMLKGAYAFVIMTENQMIMARDPHGFRPLSLGKIGDAYFAASETCALDIVGAEFIRDIEPGELVVINDEGITSEYFSLSSQQAMCTMEYVYFSRPDSNIDGINVHTARKNLGKQMALETKIEADVVTGVPDSSISAAIGYAEAAGIPYEMGLIKNRYVGRTFIQPSQSLREQGVKMKLSPVRGVVEGKRVIMVDDSIVRGTTSRRIVRMLKDAGAKEVHVVISSPPIKNPCFYGIDTSKKEELIASSKSVEEIREIIGADSLTFLSVEGMVEAIGRPFPGETRGSCLACFTGNYPTEIFEYEREKTKC
- the purM gene encoding phosphoribosylformylglycinamidine cyclo-ligase is translated as MANAYKQAGVDIEAGYEAVNRMKKHVKRTFRPEVMNGLGGFGGMFDLSSLNLKEPVLISGTDGVGTKLLLAFMMDKHDTIGVDCVAMCVNDVVVQGAAPLYFLDYIACGKADPERIEMIVKGIADGCEQAGCALIGGETAEMPGMYETEEYDVAGFTVGAVEKSRLITGEAISAGDVVIGLASSGIHSNGYSLVRKILLEDSGMGLHDFVPELDCKLGEELLKPTKIYVKSVLSTLEKFEVNGLAHITGGGFIENIPRILPEGCGVEIELGSWEIPTIFSILEEKGNLVKEEMFNIFNMGIGMTAVVKKEVASDVLAHLKSCGEEASVIGTIVDGNGVSFK
- the purN gene encoding phosphoribosylglycinamide formyltransferase; its protein translation is MKRLAVFASGNGSNFQSIAEAIKSGKLEAEICLVVCDREDAYVLERAKLENIDTFSFSAKNYSNKTEYEMEILEKLRQYEIEFIILAGYMRLIGPTLLQKYSQRIVNIHPSLLPSFPGKDAIGQAFDARVKETGVTVHYVDDGMDTGPVIAQKAVPILEGDTKDILQKRIQEMEHDLYPSVLRELCHKKLT
- the purH gene encoding bifunctional phosphoribosylaminoimidazolecarboxamide formyltransferase/IMP cyclohydrolase; protein product: MKKRALISVSDKTGIVEFAQGLIEAGFEVISTGGTKKTLQDNGIEVIGISDVTGFPEILDGRVKTLHPNVHGAVLAKHDDKNHAAQLAEHNIEPIQLVCVNLYPFQATISKPEVTVEDAIENIDIGGPTMLRSSAKNHEYVTVIVDSNDYPNVLAELKQNGGVSKTTNRRLAAKVFRHTAAYDAVISEYMTELADEENPESLTVTFELKQLLRYGENPHQKAAFYKKPLGSVFSIAEANQLHGKELSYNNINDADAALQIVKEFNEPAAVAVKHMNPCGVGVGATILEAFEKAYEADATSIFGGIIALNREVDKATAEKLHEIFLEIIIAPGFTHEAVEVLTSKKNLRLLTIDFDAVKKPERKLTSIEGGLLIQDRDAHSLKDAEIKVATKREPTPEEWKAMELGWKIVKHVKSNAIVVCNDQMTLGVGAGQMNRVGAAKIALEQAGERATGSALASDAFFPMDDTVEAAAKAGVTAIIQPGGSVKDEDSIKKADEYGITMVFTGIRHFKH
- the purD gene encoding phosphoribosylamine--glycine ligase, with the protein product MNVLVIGRGGREHAIARKLFESKRVGTVFAAPGNPGMTDVATLVPIDEHNHGDLVAFAKQNAVSLTVIGPETPLLNGLADDFTEAGLQVFGPNGRAAVIEGSKSFAKDLMKNYSIPTAEYETFSDYDSAKAYIEKVGAPIVIKADGLAAGKGVVVAMTKEEALDAIHDMLVGAKFGEASAKVVIEEFLDGEEFSLMAFVNGEKVYPMVIAQDHKRVFDGDQGPNTGGMGAYSPVPQISDEMIQTAVETILKPTVNAMISENRSFTGILYAGLIATDKGTKVIEFNARFGDPETQVVLPRLKTDFVDTLEAVLSGEDLELEWHEEAVLGVVVAADGYPGEYKKGSIINGLEKIDQYAHVYHAGTALDSEGKFIANGGRVLLVAAKGKDLASAQAEVYKELGHIEKDGLFWRMDIGYRAIKYNFSS
- a CDS encoding YgaP-like transmembrane domain, whose translation is MKFKQNISIINALMRITCGITLLTWAMAKMVKKPWKNQSYIFVVMLSAMKIGEGILRYCPVVDAMENRQNLTTNEPKQGHESNQSDHY
- a CDS encoding adenine deaminase C-terminal domain-containing protein gives rise to the protein MLEQRYRWKNKHLREHIDVLDGNRAPHILLKNTTYLNQALRKWVKANIWIYDDRIVYVGDKLPDNIDRCEMVDCTNQYLVPGYIEPHSHPSQLYNPLSFSRYASHFGTTTLINDNLPFLLQLDKKKAFSLLKELRNIPVTMYWWSRFDGQTELIDEDMVFSHGAVKSWLEHDAVLQGGELTGWPKLLDGDDMMLHWIQEAKRMRKKIEGHFPGASEKTLAKMTLFGADCDHEAMTGDEVMSRLLQGYYVSLRHSSIRPDLPKMIQEIHELGIDQYDKFFYTTDGSPPSFYEGGFIDCLIKIAIENGVPVIDAYNMATINIARYYNIEYLHGNIATGRVANINFLTDVKEPAPVSVMAKGKWVKRDGEIIPDEQEIQWSDFDFKPLDLDWDLSLKEDFEFSMPFGIELVNNVITKPYSLANDVGYEELNFEDDECFFMLIDREGKWRINTILKGFADKLCGFAGSYTNTGDIILIGKRKKDMHLAFNRLKEIGGGIILTEQGKVIHELPLKLKGVMSTKEVPELIEEENELKHLLRERGYRFADPVYTLSFFSTTHLPYIRLTQRGVYDVMNKTILFPTIMR
- a CDS encoding DUF3048 domain-containing protein encodes the protein MNFKRVLFMVIAILLLAGCSTKEDPASDDSKPKDQAVIKNTDVKNEPSNEFPLTGIVTDTGSDRRAAAVMINNHPEARPQSGLSEADMVYEMLAEGDITRFLAIFQSEMPSQIGPIRSARDYYIELAKGLDCIYVCHGNSPEAKTMLDKGYIDNLNGLYYDGTLFQRSADRKAPHNSYTTFEDIQKGAKEKGYELNGAPEPYAFLSKEEAAGLQGEPALKTEVSYGSDEYDVQYEYEATEEKYKRYSNGEQTVEHKSSKPILLDNILIIEAAHQVIDDKGRRKIDLKSGGKGYLLQKGKANEVEWVNKDGRIIPVKNDKEVGLIPGKTWVNIIPDEPGLVGDVSF
- a CDS encoding YerC/YecD family TrpR-related protein; amino-acid sequence: MQIDKLRGKETDQLFKSILSLRDLDECYRFFDDLCTVNEISSLAQRLEVARMLEEGKTYHKIETETGASTATISRVKRCLNYGNDAYSMALNRIKDNVEETTES